A region of Alphaproteobacteria bacterium DNA encodes the following proteins:
- a CDS encoding NAD(P)(+) transhydrogenase (Re/Si-specific) subunit beta codes for MSGLVAFAYLVSAICFIMALRGLSSPDTARQGNMFGIAGMGLAVVTTMLQFVAAPAWIVVLAAIAVGGGIGAYIAKKIPMTALPQLVAGFHSLVGLAAVLVASAAYLSPDDYGIAEGGHIRTGSLVEMGLGVAIGAITFTGSIVAFAKLQGLLSGKPLRFPFQHQVNLLLGIFAVFLILWLMLSESGLAFALIIAVTLALGFLLILPIGGADMPVVISMLNSYSGWAAAGIGFTLQNNLLIITGALVGASGAILSYIMCKGMNRSIFNVILGGFGGDSGAAAAGGPVGDRNVKTGSAEDAAFVLKNASSVIIVPGYGMAVAQAQHALREMADYLKKEGVQVRYAIHPVAGRMPGHMNVLLAEANVPYEDVLELEEINRDFGMTDVAFVIGANDVTNPAAKTDPKSPIYGMPILDVEKARTVLFIKRSMASGYAGVENELFYRDNTMMLFGDAKKMCEQIVKALEH; via the coding sequence ATGTCCGGTTTGGTCGCCTTCGCCTACCTCGTTTCCGCCATATGCTTCATCATGGCGCTGCGCGGGCTTTCGTCGCCGGACACGGCGCGTCAGGGCAATATGTTCGGCATCGCCGGCATGGGGCTGGCCGTGGTCACGACCATGCTGCAGTTCGTCGCCGCGCCCGCCTGGATCGTCGTCCTGGCCGCGATTGCCGTCGGCGGCGGCATAGGCGCGTATATCGCCAAGAAAATCCCGATGACGGCTTTGCCGCAGCTGGTGGCCGGATTCCATTCGCTGGTCGGCCTTGCGGCGGTTCTGGTGGCATCCGCGGCCTATCTTTCGCCTGACGATTACGGCATCGCCGAGGGCGGCCATATCCGTACCGGCAGCCTGGTCGAAATGGGCCTGGGCGTCGCCATCGGCGCGATCACTTTCACCGGCTCCATCGTCGCCTTCGCCAAGCTGCAGGGGCTGCTTTCCGGCAAGCCGCTGCGCTTTCCGTTTCAGCACCAGGTCAATCTTCTTCTCGGCATTTTCGCCGTCTTCCTGATCCTGTGGCTGATGCTTAGCGAATCCGGCCTTGCCTTCGCCCTGATCATCGCGGTGACGCTGGCTCTTGGGTTCCTGCTCATCCTGCCTATCGGCGGCGCGGATATGCCGGTCGTCATCTCGATGCTGAACAGCTATTCGGGGTGGGCGGCGGCGGGCATCGGCTTCACGCTGCAAAACAACCTGCTGATCATCACCGGCGCGCTGGTGGGCGCTTCGGGCGCGATCCTGAGCTACATCATGTGCAAGGGCATGAACCGTTCAATCTTTAACGTCATTCTCGGCGGCTTCGGCGGCGATTCCGGCGCGGCGGCGGCAGGCGGCCCGGTTGGCGACCGCAACGTCAAGACCGGTTCGGCGGAAGACGCGGCCTTCGTCCTCAAGAACGCTTCCAGCGTGATTATCGTTCCCGGGTACGGCATGGCCGTCGCGCAAGCCCAGCATGCTTTGCGCGAAATGGCCGACTATCTCAAGAAAGAAGGCGTGCAGGTGCGCTACGCCATCCATCCGGTGGCGGGCCGCATGCCGGGGCATATGAACGTGCTGCTGGCCGAAGCCAACGTGCCGTATGAGGATGTGCTGGAGCTTGAGGAAATCAACCGCGATTTCGGCATGACTGACGTGGCTTTCGTCATCGGCGCCAACGACGTGACCAATCCCGCCGCGAAGACCGATCCGAAATCGCCGATCTACGGCATGCCGATCCTGGACGTGGAGAAGGCGAGAACCGTCCTGTTCATCAAGCGGTCGATGGCGTCGGGCTATGCGGGCGTCGAGAACGAGCTATTCTATCGCGACAATACGATGATGCTGTTCGGCGACGCCAAGAAGATGTGCGAGCAGATCGTCAAGGCGCTGGAACATTAA
- a CDS encoding NAD(P) transhydrogenase subunit alpha has protein sequence MTIENYVNDVQRLAEEQEQLAKFSRALAERSHDLVAQVGSSGGGHGDFFILGLTVFVLACFVGYYVVWRVTPALHSPLMAVTNAVSSVIIVGALIAAGSEKITASSWLGLAGIVLASVNIFGGFIVTQRMLQMYKKKSK, from the coding sequence ATGACCATCGAAAATTACGTCAATGACGTCCAAAGATTAGCCGAAGAGCAGGAGCAACTGGCCAAATTCTCCAGGGCGCTCGCGGAGCGGTCGCACGATCTGGTGGCGCAGGTCGGCAGCAGCGGCGGCGGACACGGAGACTTCTTTATCCTCGGCCTCACGGTGTTCGTACTCGCCTGCTTCGTGGGCTATTATGTCGTATGGCGCGTGACCCCGGCCTTGCATTCGCCGCTCATGGCGGTCACGAACGCGGTATCGTCGGTCATCATCGTCGGCGCGCTGATCGCGGCGGGATCGGAAAAAATCACGGCGTCGAGCTGGCTGGGGCTTGCGGGAATCGTTCTCGCGTCGGTCAATATTTTCGGCGGATTTATCGTCACGCAGCGCATGCTGCAAATGTACAAGAAAAAATCGAAATAG
- a CDS encoding Re/Si-specific NAD(P)(+) transhydrogenase subunit alpha, with protein MKIAVLKERRPFECRVAATPETVKKFIGLGYAVAVESGAGAEASYPDQAYKDVGAQIRDGATAAADADIVLKVQRPMTSTEGVDEIAGLKQGAILIAMLNPHAAKAELPLYAQRGVSALAMELVPRITRAQSMDVLSSQSNLAGYKAVLDAAAEFGRAFPMMMTAAGTIPPARVMVMGAGVAGLQAIATAKRLGAIVSATDVRLAAKEQVESLGATFVVAESEELKQAETSGGYAKEMSDDFKQKQAALIAETIKKQDVVICTALIPGRPAPLLVSEPMARSMKPGSVIVDLAVEQGGNCALSKPGEIVDVSGVKIVGHRNVPSRIPVDASALYARNIYNFIAAYHDKESGSLKLNPEDEIVKAMLLTHDGRVVHPQFS; from the coding sequence ATGAAAATCGCCGTCCTTAAAGAGCGCCGCCCCTTTGAATGCCGGGTCGCGGCAACGCCGGAAACAGTCAAGAAATTCATCGGACTCGGCTATGCCGTCGCCGTCGAATCCGGCGCGGGCGCCGAAGCATCCTATCCCGACCAGGCATACAAAGACGTGGGCGCGCAGATCCGCGATGGCGCGACGGCCGCCGCGGATGCCGATATCGTGCTGAAAGTGCAAAGGCCGATGACCTCGACCGAGGGGGTGGACGAGATCGCCGGGCTGAAACAGGGCGCGATCCTGATCGCCATGCTCAATCCCCATGCCGCCAAGGCGGAATTGCCGCTCTATGCCCAGCGCGGCGTGTCGGCGCTCGCCATGGAGCTGGTGCCGCGTATCACGCGGGCGCAAAGCATGGACGTGCTGTCCTCGCAATCCAATCTCGCGGGTTACAAGGCGGTGCTGGACGCCGCGGCGGAATTCGGACGCGCCTTTCCGATGATGATGACGGCGGCGGGAACCATTCCTCCGGCGCGCGTCATGGTGATGGGCGCCGGTGTCGCCGGATTGCAGGCGATTGCCACCGCTAAACGGCTGGGCGCCATCGTTTCGGCGACCGATGTCCGTCTCGCCGCCAAGGAGCAAGTGGAAAGCCTGGGCGCGACTTTTGTCGTGGCCGAAAGCGAAGAGCTCAAACAAGCCGAGACTTCAGGCGGTTACGCCAAGGAAATGAGCGATGACTTTAAGCAAAAGCAGGCCGCGCTCATCGCCGAAACCATCAAGAAGCAGGATGTCGTCATCTGTACGGCGCTGATTCCCGGACGTCCCGCGCCTTTGCTGGTTTCCGAGCCGATGGCGCGCAGCATGAAGCCCGGTTCGGTGATCGTCGATCTCGCGGTCGAGCAGGGGGGCAATTGCGCGCTCAGCAAGCCCGGCGAAATTGTCGATGTTTCCGGCGTCAAGATCGTCGGCCATCGTAATGTGCCGAGCCGCATCCCGGTCGATGCCTCCGCGCTGTACGCGCGCAATATCTACAACTTCATCGCCGCCTATCATGACAAGGAAAGCGGCAGCCTGAAACTCAATCCCGAAGACGAAATCGTCAAAGCAATGCTGCTCACGCATGACGGGCGCGTCGTGCATCCGCAGTTTTCGTAG
- a CDS encoding AarF/ABC1/UbiB kinase family protein, whose amino-acid sequence MPKENNTLSKRVRRYAKVTTSMAGVGARLAGEKYLGVKTERKKLAADLRAALGGLKGPMMKVAQMLATIPDAVPAEYAAELAQLQADAPSMGWPFVKRRMAAELGPDWEKKFKSFSRTAFAAASLGQVHAAETPDGRQVVCKLQYPDMASAVAADLRQLKIVMAIFERYDRAVSTGEVQKEIADRLREELDYGLEAKHIKLYRTMLDDIGGVEVPETVDKLSTARLLTMTRLDGMRFADVLDRGQKDRNAIATHLFQAWYVPFYHYGIIHGDPHMGNYTIRKDNGVNLLDFGCVRIFPPSLVDGVIRLYHALANGSHDEAVSAYEAWGFKNPSKALVEILNIWAKFVYAPILEDRTRQIAETNTGLYGREVAHKVHHELRKLGGVTVPREFVFMDRAAVGLGSVFLRLDASVNWYRLFRGLTEDFDLGKLTRNQDKLLKKQGLKSPS is encoded by the coding sequence ATGCCCAAAGAAAACAACACCCTCTCCAAGCGCGTCAGACGCTATGCCAAGGTAACGACCAGCATGGCGGGGGTAGGGGCGCGGCTTGCGGGCGAGAAATATCTCGGCGTGAAGACCGAACGCAAGAAGCTCGCCGCTGATTTGCGCGCGGCGCTCGGCGGCCTTAAGGGGCCGATGATGAAAGTGGCGCAGATGCTCGCCACCATTCCCGACGCGGTGCCGGCGGAATATGCCGCCGAGCTGGCGCAGCTGCAGGCCGACGCGCCGTCGATGGGCTGGCCGTTCGTCAAGCGGCGCATGGCGGCGGAGCTTGGCCCGGACTGGGAAAAGAAATTCAAGAGCTTCTCGCGCACCGCCTTTGCCGCCGCTTCGCTTGGGCAGGTGCATGCCGCCGAGACTCCGGACGGACGGCAGGTGGTCTGCAAGCTGCAATATCCCGACATGGCGTCGGCGGTCGCGGCGGATTTGCGGCAGTTGAAAATCGTGATGGCGATTTTCGAGCGTTACGACCGCGCCGTTTCGACCGGCGAAGTGCAAAAGGAAATCGCCGACCGTCTGCGCGAGGAACTGGATTACGGCCTTGAGGCCAAGCATATCAAGCTATACCGGACGATGCTGGACGATATCGGTGGCGTGGAAGTTCCGGAAACCGTCGATAAACTGTCGACGGCGCGCCTGCTGACCATGACGCGGCTCGACGGAATGCGTTTTGCCGACGTCCTGGATCGCGGCCAGAAAGACCGCAACGCGATCGCCACGCATTTGTTCCAGGCCTGGTATGTGCCCTTCTACCATTATGGGATCATTCACGGCGACCCGCATATGGGCAATTATACCATCCGCAAGGACAATGGCGTCAATCTGCTCGATTTCGGCTGCGTCCGCATATTTCCGCCAAGCCTGGTCGATGGCGTGATCCGGCTCTATCACGCGCTGGCGAACGGCAGCCATGACGAGGCGGTATCGGCCTATGAAGCATGGGGATTCAAAAATCCTTCCAAGGCGCTGGTCGAAATTCTCAATATCTGGGCGAAATTCGTCTATGCGCCCATTTTGGAAGATCGCACGCGCCAGATCGCCGAAACCAATACCGGCCTCTATGGCCGCGAAGTCGCCCATAAGGTGCATCATGAGTTGCGCAAGCTTGGCGGCGTGACGGTGCCGCGCGAATTCGTGTTCATGGATCGCGCCGCCGTCGGCCTTGGTTCTGTGTTCTTGCGGCTTGATGCGTCGGTCAATTGGTACAGGCTGTTCCGGGGTCTGACCGAGGATTTCGATCTGGGCAAGCTTACGAGAAACCAAGACAAGTTGCTGAAAAAGCAGGGCCTGAAGTCGCCGTCATAA
- a CDS encoding addiction module antidote protein, translated as MTKKISKSKTTPYDSAEYLDSDEAINAYMEEALETDDPAFIAQALGTIARARGMSKVAKQSGLSRESLYKALSADGNPEFGTVMRVMQALGLKLSVKAQ; from the coding sequence ATGACTAAAAAAATATCGAAATCGAAAACAACGCCGTATGACTCCGCTGAATATCTCGACAGCGATGAGGCAATCAACGCCTACATGGAAGAGGCATTGGAAACGGACGATCCGGCTTTTATCGCGCAGGCGCTTGGCACCATTGCGCGCGCGCGCGGCATGTCGAAAGTCGCGAAGCAATCCGGCCTGTCCCGCGAAAGCCTTTACAAGGCATTGAGCGCGGACGGCAACCCGGAATTCGGCACCGTCATGCGCGTCATGCAGGCGCTGGGATTGAAATTGTCGGTTAAGGCGCAATGA
- a CDS encoding type II toxin-antitoxin system RelE/ParE family toxin, with product MIEVRKTTAFAAWMAKLRDDRARARIAARIDRLASGNPGDVEPVGNGVSEMRIHHGPGYRVYFIQRGRTLIVLLCGGDKKTQANDIKAAKMLAANLEN from the coding sequence ATGATCGAGGTTCGCAAAACAACTGCTTTTGCCGCATGGATGGCAAAACTGCGCGATGATCGCGCTAGAGCCAGGATTGCAGCCAGGATCGACCGGCTGGCTTCCGGAAATCCCGGCGATGTCGAGCCGGTAGGAAACGGGGTGAGTGAAATGCGCATTCACCATGGCCCCGGTTATCGCGTGTATTTCATTCAGCGTGGACGGACGCTGATCGTACTGCTGTGCGGCGGTGACAAAAAGACGCAGGCTAACGACATCAAGGCCGCGAAAATGCTCGCGGCCAATTTGGAGAATTAA
- a CDS encoding substrate-binding domain-containing protein, with translation MKKVAFLVLAMIAALPAGAATAEETGEYIFILKARGNPYWQAVVDGINETAKAQGISASVHQLSSDSAAEEQLNLCQAVLARQPKFLAISAVTTSVGIECVKEAAARGIIVADMDSSISIAEADKAGVHLAFSVGSDNYQIGKNAADYLKTIAGAPTAKIFVLEGVAGSIPARKRADGFTDEVRKVLPQAKVIASISADWDRLKAMNVTTDILQREPGLNVIYAANDMMALGAAEALRVAGKTDQISVIGVDGVADARRAVMEGKLTATVAQLPYLIGKRSVEKAVAAVKGEPTEQLEITPTPVLTRQFMESGTDPLLQYVR, from the coding sequence ATGAAAAAAGTAGCGTTTTTGGTGCTGGCGATGATCGCGGCGCTCCCTGCTGGAGCAGCCACAGCCGAAGAGACGGGCGAGTATATCTTCATACTCAAGGCACGCGGCAATCCCTATTGGCAAGCGGTCGTGGACGGAATCAACGAGACAGCGAAAGCACAAGGCATTTCGGCCAGCGTTCATCAGTTGTCCAGCGACAGCGCGGCGGAAGAGCAATTGAATCTATGTCAGGCAGTGCTGGCGCGGCAGCCGAAATTTCTGGCGATTTCCGCCGTCACAACCTCGGTGGGAATCGAATGCGTGAAGGAAGCCGCCGCGCGCGGCATCATCGTTGCCGACATGGATTCCAGCATCTCCATCGCCGAGGCCGACAAGGCGGGCGTTCACCTCGCTTTTTCAGTCGGTTCGGATAACTATCAGATCGGCAAGAACGCGGCGGATTATCTCAAAACGATCGCAGGCGCGCCGACCGCGAAAATTTTCGTGCTCGAAGGTGTAGCCGGCAGCATTCCAGCGCGCAAGCGCGCGGATGGCTTTACCGACGAAGTCAGGAAGGTTCTCCCCCAAGCCAAAGTCATAGCCTCCATATCGGCGGATTGGGACCGGCTTAAGGCAATGAATGTCACGACCGACATCTTGCAGCGCGAGCCGGGCCTCAATGTCATCTACGCCGCCAACGATATGATGGCGCTGGGAGCCGCGGAGGCATTGCGCGTAGCGGGCAAAACAGACCAAATCAGCGTGATCGGGGTCGACGGCGTCGCGGATGCGCGCCGGGCCGTCATGGAGGGCAAGCTCACGGCGACGGTCGCCCAGCTTCCCTATCTTATCGGCAAGCGCAGCGTGGAGAAAGCCGTCGCCGCCGTTAAAGGCGAACCCACCGAGCAACTTGAAATCACGCCGACGCCCGTTTTGACCAGGCAGTTCATGGAATCCGGGACTGATCCCCTGCTGCAATATGTTCGGTAG
- a CDS encoding ABC transporter permease, translating into MTKYPGKAYLLQAAVFLIVLLAGFGFLSPYFLSFSNVNNILTASAVIGLMALGATFVIASGGIDLSTAAIMALAGVITAKCAQNFDLPPLLAILLAISVGAVCGFINGWLIDITGAPSFIVTLGMFSVVRASAYIVSDGMPVYGLSDAMTAIGQKTLLGVSTPVLFLAVAALICIYLLNYTRFGIHTLILGDNDQAAKATGIPVRNLRLRIYGLAGALSGLAGFIFMARTNSGDPTAGQNYELAAITAVILGGANLFGGRATIAGTFIGVLCLGVLQNGLNLLAIGTFYQILFVGLVLLASAFLRRSGARS; encoded by the coding sequence ATGACAAAATACCCTGGCAAAGCCTATCTCCTGCAAGCGGCGGTATTCCTGATCGTCCTGCTCGCGGGTTTCGGTTTTTTGTCGCCCTATTTCCTGTCGTTCTCGAACGTCAACAACATCCTGACGGCCAGCGCGGTTATCGGACTCATGGCGCTGGGCGCGACCTTCGTCATCGCCAGCGGCGGCATAGACTTGTCGACGGCGGCGATAATGGCGCTCGCCGGAGTCATCACCGCGAAATGCGCGCAGAATTTCGATTTGCCTCCCCTGCTCGCGATTTTGCTGGCGATCTCGGTCGGCGCGGTCTGCGGCTTCATCAATGGCTGGCTGATCGACATTACCGGCGCGCCGAGCTTTATCGTGACCCTTGGCATGTTCAGCGTCGTGCGGGCCTCGGCCTATATTGTTTCCGACGGCATGCCGGTTTACGGGCTTTCCGACGCGATGACGGCCATCGGCCAGAAGACGTTGCTGGGCGTTAGCACGCCGGTTCTATTTTTGGCGGTTGCTGCGCTGATTTGCATTTATCTTTTGAATTACACGAGATTCGGCATTCATACGCTCATTCTCGGCGACAATGATCAGGCGGCCAAGGCGACCGGTATTCCCGTCAGGAATTTGCGGCTCAGGATTTACGGGCTGGCGGGCGCGCTGTCGGGTCTTGCCGGATTCATTTTCATGGCCCGCACCAATTCCGGCGATCCCACGGCAGGGCAGAACTATGAGCTGGCCGCCATCACCGCCGTCATTCTGGGCGGCGCGAATTTGTTCGGCGGGCGCGCGACCATCGCCGGAACTTTCATCGGCGTATTATGCCTTGGCGTGCTGCAGAACGGGCTGAACCTGCTTGCCATCGGCACGTTCTACCAGATTTTGTTCGTGGGGCTGGTGCTGTTGGCCTCGGCCTTCCTGCGGCGCAGCGGGGCGCGCTCATGA
- a CDS encoding ATP-binding cassette domain-containing protein has protein sequence MTLALKDIAKSFGGAGVLHGLTIDFEPGKVTALVGDNGAGKSTLLKVIAGLYAPDQGHVMLNGADITGLSPHERRAAGIEMVFQDLALAGQQDIVSNIFMGREIYAPFTGFLDRRRMEHIARTELDSLGIQIPDFGMPVQLLSGGQQQAVAIARAAIFDPQILLLDEPTAALAAREVGEVLDLIRGQRDHGRTVILVSHRLNDVFAVADRIVIVKHGLIASDLPAAETSLSKTIEMMVS, from the coding sequence ATGACGCTGGCCCTCAAAGACATCGCGAAATCCTTCGGCGGCGCGGGCGTCCTGCACGGCCTGACGATCGATTTCGAGCCGGGCAAGGTCACGGCGCTGGTCGGCGATAACGGCGCGGGCAAATCCACGCTGCTGAAAGTCATCGCGGGCCTGTACGCGCCCGATCAGGGACATGTCATGCTGAACGGCGCCGACATTACCGGATTATCCCCTCACGAGCGCCGCGCCGCAGGCATCGAGATGGTGTTCCAGGACCTGGCCCTCGCGGGGCAGCAGGATATCGTCAGCAATATTTTCATGGGCAGGGAAATATACGCGCCCTTCACCGGCTTTCTCGACCGGCGGCGCATGGAGCACATCGCACGCACCGAGCTTGACAGTCTCGGCATTCAAATCCCCGATTTCGGCATGCCGGTGCAATTGCTTTCCGGCGGCCAGCAGCAGGCGGTTGCCATCGCGCGCGCCGCCATCTTCGATCCGCAGATTTTGCTGCTGGACGAGCCGACGGCAGCGCTTGCCGCCCGCGAAGTCGGCGAGGTTCTCGATTTGATCCGTGGTCAGCGTGATCATGGCCGCACCGTCATTCTGGTCAGTCATCGCCTCAATGATGTTTTTGCCGTGGCCGACAGGATCGTGATCGTCAAGCATGGCCTGATCGCCTCGGACCTTCCGGCGGCGGAAACCAGTTTGAGTAAAACCATCGAAATGATGGTCAGCTAA
- a CDS encoding DNA-3-methyladenine glycosylase, producing the protein MPDFLDAERHLAKADPVMRRLIRQHGSCTLIADSKRQPYESLVRAVAHQQLHGKAAAAILARFMALYPGRFPKPEAVLATKTDKLRACGFSLSKIAAIRDIAEHTLSGVVPTLAKARKLSDDEIIERLTQIRGVGRWTVEMLLMFHLGRPDVLPVDDFGVRNGFRIAYKLDAMPKPRALMEFGARWRPHATVASWYLWRAADLSKKS; encoded by the coding sequence TTGCCGGATTTCCTCGACGCCGAACGCCATCTTGCCAAGGCCGATCCCGTCATGCGGCGGCTCATCCGCCAGCACGGCTCCTGCACGCTCATCGCCGACAGCAAGCGCCAGCCTTATGAAAGCCTGGTGCGCGCCGTGGCGCATCAGCAATTGCACGGCAAGGCGGCGGCGGCCATCCTGGCCCGTTTCATGGCGCTGTATCCGGGGCGCTTTCCGAAGCCGGAAGCCGTGCTGGCGACGAAAACCGACAAGCTCCGCGCCTGCGGCTTTTCATTGTCGAAGATCGCCGCGATCCGCGATATCGCCGAGCATACGCTGTCCGGCGTGGTGCCGACTTTAGCCAAGGCTAGAAAGCTATCCGACGACGAGATCATCGAGCGCCTGACGCAAATCCGCGGCGTGGGGCGCTGGACGGTCGAGATGCTGCTGATGTTTCATCTGGGACGCCCCGACGTTCTGCCGGTCGATGATTTCGGCGTCCGCAACGGTTTCCGCATTGCCTATAAGCTCGACGCCATGCCGAAGCCGCGCGCGCTCATGGAATTCGGCGCGCGCTGGCGGCCCCATGCGACGGTGGCGAGCTGGTATCTGTGGCGCGCGGCGGATTTATCCAAGAAATCTTAG
- the fabG gene encoding 3-oxoacyl-[acyl-carrier-protein] reductase, producing the protein MFDLTGKNALVTGASGGLGQVIARDLHKQGARVVLSGTKVAALEALQAELGERSFVATANLGDPEGPAQLLKDAEAKLGAGVDILVNNAGLTRDGLALRMKDEDWQAVLDINLTAAFRLIRGAMRGMMSRRWGRVINITSIVGVTGNGGQANYAASKAGLIGMSKSLAQEMAPRGITVNCVAPGFIQTAMTDVLADEQKQKLLTVIPLGRMGAPSDISAACVYLASDEAAYVTGQTLHVNGGMAMI; encoded by the coding sequence ATGTTCGATCTTACGGGAAAAAACGCGCTGGTGACCGGCGCTTCGGGCGGGCTAGGCCAGGTAATCGCCAGGGATTTGCATAAGCAGGGCGCGCGCGTCGTTTTGTCCGGCACGAAAGTGGCGGCGCTCGAGGCCCTGCAGGCCGAACTCGGCGAGCGCAGCTTCGTGGCGACCGCCAATCTCGGTGATCCTGAAGGCCCGGCGCAATTGCTGAAGGATGCCGAGGCGAAACTGGGCGCGGGCGTCGATATTCTCGTCAACAATGCCGGACTGACCCGCGACGGCCTTGCCTTGCGCATGAAGGACGAGGATTGGCAGGCGGTGCTTGATATCAACCTCACGGCGGCATTCCGCCTGATTCGGGGCGCGATGCGGGGCATGATGTCCCGCCGCTGGGGCCGCGTCATCAACATCACCTCCATCGTCGGCGTGACCGGCAATGGCGGACAGGCGAATTATGCGGCATCCAAGGCCGGCTTGATCGGCATGAGCAAGTCTCTGGCGCAGGAAATGGCGCCGCGCGGCATCACCGTGAATTGCGTCGCGCCGGGATTTATCCAGACCGCCATGACCGACGTCCTGGCGGACGAGCAGAAACAGAAGCTTCTGACGGTCATTCCGCTTGGACGGATGGGCGCGCCTTCCGACATTTCCGCCGCCTGCGTCTATCTCGCCAGCGACGAGGCCGCGTATGTCACCGGACAGACCTTGCATGTCAATGGCGGCATGGCGATGATTTGA
- the fabD gene encoding ACP S-malonyltransferase has product MQRALVFPGQGSQAVGMGKALADAFPVAREVFQEVDDSLNQKLSQIMWDGAESDLRLTENAQPALMAVSMAVIRVLAVEANFQLPAAAKFVAGHSLGEYSALCAAGSFTLADAARLLKQRGQAMQAAVPVGIGGMAALLGVDLPQAEEIAAAAAGDEVCAAANDNAPGQVVISGHMTAIDRAMVIAADKGFKRSVKLPVSAPFHCSLMQPAAEVMEAALGKVTIRPPAVPLVANVTAAAVAEPEQIRKSLVEQVTGAVRWRESMLYLKEQGVEQIVECGAGSVLAGLMKRIDKDVTAMSLHTPQDIEAFLKTV; this is encoded by the coding sequence ATGCAACGCGCACTTGTGTTTCCCGGCCAGGGCAGTCAGGCCGTCGGCATGGGCAAAGCTCTGGCGGATGCCTTTCCCGTCGCCCGTGAAGTGTTTCAGGAAGTCGATGACAGCCTGAACCAAAAATTGAGCCAGATCATGTGGGACGGCGCGGAATCCGATTTGCGCCTGACCGAAAACGCTCAACCTGCGCTCATGGCGGTCAGCATGGCCGTTATCCGCGTTTTGGCCGTCGAGGCGAATTTTCAGCTTCCGGCGGCGGCTAAATTCGTCGCGGGGCATAGTCTGGGCGAATATTCGGCCTTGTGCGCCGCCGGTTCGTTCACGCTTGCCGATGCGGCGCGATTGTTGAAACAGCGCGGGCAGGCGATGCAGGCGGCGGTTCCGGTTGGAATCGGCGGCATGGCGGCGCTGCTTGGCGTCGATCTGCCGCAGGCCGAAGAAATTGCCGCCGCCGCCGCCGGAGACGAAGTTTGCGCCGCGGCCAATGATAACGCGCCCGGCCAGGTCGTGATCAGCGGCCATATGACGGCGATCGACCGCGCCATGGTGATTGCCGCCGACAAGGGCTTCAAGCGCAGCGTCAAACTGCCGGTCAGCGCGCCTTTTCACTGCTCGCTGATGCAGCCCGCGGCGGAAGTCATGGAAGCGGCGCTCGGCAAGGTGACGATCCGCCCGCCTGCCGTGCCGCTGGTCGCCAACGTGACCGCCGCCGCCGTCGCCGAACCGGAGCAAATCCGCAAATCGCTGGTCGAACAGGTAACGGGAGCCGTGCGCTGGCGCGAATCCATGCTTTACCTTAAAGAGCAGGGCGTGGAGCAGATCGTCGAATGCGGCGCTGGATCGGTGCTGGCCGGGCTTATGAAACGGATCGACAAGGACGTTACGGCGATGTCGCTGCATACGCCGCAGGATATCGAAGCTTTTTTGAAAACGGTTTAA